The stretch of DNA TGTGGCCGACTGAGAACAACAAGAAGTTCGAGACCCTGTCGTACCTGCCGCCTCTCTCCACGGAGGACCTCTTGAAGCAGATCGACTACCTGATCAGGAACAACTGGGTCCCCTGCCTCGAGTTCAGCAAGGTCGGCTTCGTCTTCCGTGAGAACGCCACTTCTCCCGGGTACTACGACGGCCGCTACTGGACCATGTGGAAGCTGCCCATGTTCGGCTGCACCGACGCCACCCAGGTGTATGCCGAGCTCGAGGAGGCCAAGAAGGCCTACCCCGACAACTAC from Panicum hallii strain FIL2 chromosome 3, PHallii_v3.1, whole genome shotgun sequence encodes:
- the LOC112883792 gene encoding ribulose bisphosphate carboxylase small chain A, chloroplastic-like encodes the protein MAPTVMASSATSVAPFQGLKSAAGLPVSRRSSRAGFGKYVSNGGRIRCMQVWPTENNKKFETLSYLPPLSTEDLLKQIDYLIRNNWVPCLEFSKVGFVFRENATSPGYYDGRYWTMWKLPMFGCTDATQVYAELEEAKKAYPDNYIRILGFDNVRQVQCVMFLAYKPPSSEA